A genome region from Deltaproteobacteria bacterium HGW-Deltaproteobacteria-2 includes the following:
- a CDS encoding 50S ribosomal protein L17, with product MHHGKTGSKLGRSSSHKEAMLRNMVTSVIKYERIRTTDTKAKELKKVAEKMITLGKKGSLHARRQALAVVRDKDMVGKLFGELTERYRNRPGGYTRIVKAGYRFGDNAPVSILEFIPDEKKKEKVKPKTKGKAKEKAA from the coding sequence ATGCATCATGGTAAGACGGGTAGTAAGCTAGGTAGGTCTTCTAGCCATAAGGAAGCCATGCTTCGTAATATGGTAACTTCCGTTATAAAATATGAACGGATCCGTACAACAGACACGAAAGCAAAAGAATTGAAAAAAGTGGCGGAAAAGATGATCACTTTAGGTAAAAAAGGCAGTCTCCACGCGCGGCGTCAGGCTCTGGCGGTTGTGCGCGATAAAGATATGGTCGGCAAGCTTTTCGGTGAACTTACCGAACGCTATCGTAATCGTCCTGGTGGATACACGAGAATTGTTAAAGCCGGGTATCGGTTTGGTGACAACGCGCCTGTTTCCATCTTGGAATTTATTCCTGATGAAAAAAAGAAGGAAAAAGTAAAACCAAAAACCAAAGGAAAAGCAAAAGAAAAAGCAGCCTGA